The proteins below are encoded in one region of Micromonospora pisi:
- a CDS encoding LamG-like jellyroll fold domain-containing protein yields the protein MANIGDQRRVERRTLLQAALAAPAVGAATTMFNSSPALAAAEALGQSDPENPRFTIAVLPDTQYLFDEDSSDPEPLKATFRYLNQERKDANIVFMTHLGDVTEHGSEHEITLAGEAFRTLDGKLPYSVLAGNHDIRGGDDQRGDSAYLRAFGPQRFAQMPTFGGASPDGYNSFHVLRAAGRDWLVLALDWRISDKGLQWAQGVIDANHTLPVILTTHDLASADDAGQAQLSENGRRLWDRLIRDNDQIFLTLNGHYWPPGRTTLRNAAGNDVQVHITNYQDRYYGGAAMIRLYHFDVVRGVVDVETFSPWFLARDPAKRSPLEAETIELTGAVDRFSMEIDFTARFNGFAPTTPPAPRPPATVVAHATVAYWRFDSYGLVTGVSGAPVPAGVVARDLTGNGNDLTVQRLNNSTPEVLRYSTEHHLGQPAHASLRFDGGKGPDRGAILRAGPNAPINSMKFTSGYTIETFIKLPDPFEGDHAWMGIFSWEGRSGDAGKTTGWSPDECTCSLNVSSERFLQYVVYPDKQDADPTSWSHALPVGRWTHIAVVNNSRATTVYVDGSKIARNPTQLSTGIATLGLPFVIGATSSNLKYGQGFYGWIGDVRITGRALRPAEFLTPYE from the coding sequence ATGGCCAACATCGGCGATCAGCGCCGCGTGGAGCGCCGTACCCTTTTGCAGGCCGCGCTCGCCGCGCCCGCGGTCGGTGCCGCCACGACGATGTTCAACTCCTCCCCCGCCCTGGCCGCCGCCGAGGCGTTGGGTCAGTCCGACCCGGAGAACCCCCGGTTCACCATCGCCGTGCTGCCGGACACCCAGTACCTCTTCGACGAGGACAGCTCGGATCCGGAACCGCTGAAGGCGACGTTCCGTTACCTCAACCAGGAGCGCAAGGACGCGAACATCGTGTTCATGACGCACCTCGGTGACGTCACCGAGCACGGCAGCGAGCACGAGATCACGCTGGCCGGCGAAGCCTTCCGTACGCTCGACGGCAAGCTGCCGTACAGCGTGCTGGCCGGTAACCACGACATCCGGGGCGGCGACGACCAGCGCGGCGACAGCGCCTACCTGCGTGCCTTCGGACCGCAGCGGTTCGCCCAGATGCCGACCTTCGGCGGGGCGTCGCCGGACGGGTACAACAGCTTCCACGTGCTGCGCGCCGCCGGCCGGGACTGGCTGGTGCTGGCGCTGGACTGGCGCATCTCGGACAAGGGCCTCCAGTGGGCACAGGGGGTCATCGACGCCAACCACACCCTGCCGGTCATCCTCACCACACACGACCTGGCCTCGGCCGACGACGCCGGGCAGGCGCAGTTGTCGGAGAACGGTCGGCGCCTCTGGGACCGGCTGATCCGCGACAACGACCAGATCTTCCTCACCCTCAATGGTCACTACTGGCCGCCGGGTCGGACCACGCTGCGCAACGCCGCCGGCAACGACGTCCAGGTCCACATCACCAACTACCAGGACCGCTACTACGGCGGGGCGGCGATGATCCGCCTCTACCACTTCGACGTGGTGCGCGGTGTGGTCGACGTCGAGACGTTCTCGCCGTGGTTCCTGGCCCGCGACCCCGCGAAGCGGTCGCCGCTGGAGGCGGAGACGATCGAACTCACCGGAGCGGTCGACCGGTTCAGCATGGAGATCGACTTCACGGCGCGGTTCAACGGATTCGCACCGACGACGCCGCCCGCGCCTCGGCCACCGGCGACCGTCGTGGCCCACGCCACCGTGGCGTACTGGCGGTTCGACTCGTACGGCCTGGTCACCGGCGTGTCCGGGGCCCCGGTCCCGGCCGGTGTGGTGGCCCGCGACCTGACCGGCAACGGCAACGACCTGACCGTGCAGCGGCTCAACAACAGCACCCCCGAGGTGCTGCGCTATTCGACCGAGCACCACCTGGGTCAACCGGCGCACGCCAGCCTCCGCTTCGACGGCGGCAAGGGACCGGACCGGGGTGCGATCCTGCGGGCCGGCCCGAACGCGCCGATCAACAGCATGAAGTTCACCAGCGGCTACACCATCGAGACCTTCATCAAGCTGCCCGACCCGTTCGAGGGCGACCACGCCTGGATGGGCATCTTCAGCTGGGAGGGGCGCAGCGGTGACGCCGGCAAGACCACCGGCTGGTCCCCCGACGAGTGCACCTGCAGCCTGAACGTCTCCTCGGAGCGGTTCCTCCAGTACGTCGTCTACCCCGACAAGCAGGACGCCGACCCGACCTCCTGGAGCCACGCCCTGCCGGTCGGTCGCTGGACGCACATCGCCGTGGTGAACAACAGCCGGGCGACCACCGTCTACGTCGACGGCTCGAAGATCGCCCGGAACCCCACCCAGTTGTCGACCGGCATCGCCACCCTCGGCCTGCCGTTCGTGATCGGGGCCACCTCCTCCAACCTCAAGTACGGTCAGGGTTTCTACGGATGGATCGGCGACGTCCGGATCACCGGCCGGGCGCTGCGTCCCGCCGAGTTCCTGACCCCGTACGAGTGA
- a CDS encoding S8 family serine peptidase has protein sequence MSFVPIRRPGLIALGTAAALAVGVAPPAAAAPAGPVPPQHPVTAPLPAGGSSQSVTLITGDKVTVGTAADGTALRSVEGPNGTTASFHRAVLDGSLYVYPDAALPYVTAGVLDRQLFNVTGLIADGYDDAHSDKLPLIVRYTDTAARARTTANVAGSTAVRPLTSVQGAAVAQQRAQAPTFWSSLTGTPVPTPDAPATRRAPANPSLTNGIAKVWLDGRVTADLADSTAQIGAQRVWAEGNTATGVAVAVLDTGVDTEHPDLADQIASSASFVPDEDVTDYQGHGTHVASTIAGSGAASDGKEKGVAPGVKLHVGKVLNNEGQGQDSWIIAGMEWAARQEKARIISMSLGGGATDDTDPMTEAVNRLSAETGALFVVAAGNSGPQTIGTPGTADSALTVGSVDSNDRLADDSSQGPSVGDGGLKPEITAPGVDILAARSHYVRGGSGYYTMMSGTSMATPHVAGAAALVLAAHPDWTGQQIKQALVSSTKATPAYTPYQAGSGRVDVEAAVHATVFATASASSGFHPWPSEPGETDVKQVTYTNVGDAPVTLDLAVDATAPAGLFTLSTNRVTVPAHGTGSVTLTAKLDLLPVDQPISGMIHAKDNTGTVRAHTLIGAVREGQRQNLTVVATDRSGKPLSGKVIVTAQNLFAAVDLDASGTGTLRLPVGSYSGWLSADVQGANGPHSLGMALLPFNDVKLDKDRTVTLDGTKLRRVQAYVPKESTPAAVRLDIHRSYTDSMVESSALPNASYDSIWALPTGKKVTDGAFEFGARFRLEQPALTVATKSRTYEDLLVKRAATPLPAGTAQLPAVFANDGTPADLAKRDVRDKAVVVRRSDTIALAEQAQNAATAGAKLLLVVNDGVGRLDPWDENPWTPESPAPITVATLTADEGAELIGELRRGSVPLTVTSNPTTDYLYDVVHHWTGAVPANPTWRSTPKDLARVDVSFRNFRQGKAMEFRPDVWRGWAVGNQLTVAAQGDRTDWVTADVSWTNDAQILGETGQHLVGVAARYPVGPISKVSWFGPIQRPRMGPVNYQPVRYLDSVYIPVPGWGASGSGYVGDAGGNYDVRNWAALYQGDQQLLWGNAEYLPVSGLAPERLPYRLVVDNDRGTWANPYSTHTLTEWNFTSAATGEESTETLPLIQLDYDVATDTDGKAGRHTELSVAASHLPGVTATIREVTLELSYDDGATWQRAKLTQNDFGWSTKLKATDTAQFVTLRASAKDSSGNTVSQTLTRAFGLR, from the coding sequence TTGTCTTTCGTACCCATCCGCAGACCGGGGCTGATCGCCCTCGGTACGGCTGCGGCCCTGGCCGTGGGCGTCGCGCCACCGGCCGCCGCAGCACCCGCGGGCCCGGTTCCGCCCCAGCACCCCGTCACCGCGCCACTGCCGGCCGGCGGCAGCTCGCAGAGCGTCACCCTGATCACCGGTGACAAGGTGACGGTCGGCACCGCCGCCGACGGCACCGCCCTACGCTCGGTGGAGGGTCCGAACGGGACCACCGCCAGCTTCCACCGCGCCGTGCTCGACGGCTCGCTCTACGTCTACCCGGACGCGGCGCTGCCGTACGTCACCGCGGGTGTGCTCGACCGGCAGCTGTTCAACGTGACCGGGCTGATCGCCGACGGCTACGACGACGCGCACAGCGACAAACTGCCGCTGATCGTCCGCTACACCGACACCGCCGCCCGCGCCCGCACCACCGCGAACGTGGCCGGCTCCACCGCCGTACGCCCGCTGACCAGCGTTCAGGGCGCGGCCGTGGCGCAGCAGCGGGCACAGGCCCCGACCTTCTGGTCGTCGCTCACCGGAACCCCGGTGCCGACCCCGGACGCCCCGGCGACCCGCCGCGCGCCGGCCAACCCGTCGCTCACCAACGGCATCGCCAAGGTCTGGCTCGACGGCCGGGTCACGGCCGACCTGGCCGACTCGACCGCGCAGATCGGCGCCCAGCGGGTCTGGGCGGAGGGCAACACCGCCACCGGCGTGGCGGTCGCGGTGCTCGACACGGGCGTGGACACCGAACATCCGGACCTGGCCGACCAGATCGCCAGCAGCGCCAGCTTCGTGCCGGACGAGGACGTGACCGACTACCAGGGCCACGGTACGCACGTCGCGTCGACGATCGCCGGCAGCGGCGCCGCCTCCGACGGCAAGGAGAAGGGCGTCGCGCCGGGCGTGAAACTGCACGTCGGCAAGGTCCTCAACAACGAGGGCCAGGGGCAGGACTCCTGGATCATCGCGGGCATGGAGTGGGCCGCCCGGCAGGAGAAGGCCCGGATCATCAGCATGAGCCTGGGCGGCGGCGCGACCGACGACACCGACCCGATGACCGAGGCGGTCAACCGGCTCAGCGCCGAGACCGGCGCGTTGTTCGTGGTCGCCGCCGGCAACAGCGGCCCACAGACCATCGGCACCCCGGGTACGGCGGACTCCGCGCTGACCGTCGGCTCGGTCGACTCCAACGACCGGCTCGCCGACGACTCCAGCCAGGGTCCGAGCGTGGGTGACGGCGGACTGAAGCCGGAGATCACCGCACCGGGCGTCGACATCCTCGCCGCCCGCTCCCACTACGTACGGGGCGGATCGGGCTACTACACCATGATGAGCGGCACCTCGATGGCTACGCCGCACGTCGCCGGTGCCGCCGCACTGGTGCTCGCCGCCCACCCGGACTGGACCGGCCAGCAGATCAAACAGGCGCTGGTCAGCAGTACCAAGGCCACCCCGGCCTACACCCCGTACCAGGCCGGCAGTGGGCGGGTCGACGTCGAGGCCGCGGTCCACGCGACCGTCTTCGCCACCGCCTCCGCCTCCTCCGGGTTCCACCCGTGGCCGTCGGAGCCGGGTGAGACCGACGTCAAGCAGGTGACGTACACCAACGTCGGCGACGCCCCGGTCACCCTCGACCTGGCCGTCGACGCCACCGCCCCGGCCGGGCTCTTCACCCTCTCCACCAACCGGGTGACCGTACCGGCGCACGGCACCGGCTCGGTCACGCTGACCGCGAAGCTGGACCTGCTCCCGGTCGACCAGCCGATCAGCGGCATGATCCACGCCAAGGACAACACCGGTACGGTCCGCGCGCACACGCTCATCGGCGCCGTCCGCGAGGGACAGCGGCAGAACCTGACCGTCGTCGCCACCGACCGCTCCGGCAAACCGCTCTCGGGCAAGGTCATCGTCACCGCGCAGAACCTCTTCGCCGCGGTCGACCTCGACGCCTCCGGCACCGGCACCCTGCGGCTGCCGGTGGGCAGCTACTCCGGCTGGCTCAGCGCCGACGTGCAGGGCGCCAACGGCCCGCACTCGCTCGGCATGGCGCTGCTCCCCTTCAACGACGTCAAGCTGGACAAGGACCGGACCGTCACCCTGGACGGCACCAAGCTCCGCCGGGTCCAGGCGTACGTGCCGAAGGAATCGACCCCGGCCGCCGTCCGGCTCGACATCCACCGCTCCTACACCGACAGCATGGTGGAGAGCTCGGCGCTGCCGAACGCGTCGTACGACAGCATCTGGGCGCTGCCGACCGGCAAGAAGGTGACCGACGGGGCGTTCGAGTTCGGCGCCCGGTTCCGGCTCGAACAGCCCGCGCTCACCGTGGCCACCAAGTCGCGTACCTATGAGGATCTGCTGGTCAAGCGGGCGGCAACGCCGCTGCCGGCCGGCACCGCGCAACTGCCGGCGGTCTTCGCCAACGACGGCACCCCGGCCGACCTGGCCAAGCGCGACGTACGCGACAAGGCCGTGGTGGTCCGTCGCAGCGACACCATCGCCCTGGCGGAACAGGCCCAGAACGCGGCGACCGCCGGCGCGAAGCTGCTCCTGGTCGTCAACGACGGTGTGGGGCGGCTCGACCCCTGGGACGAGAACCCGTGGACCCCGGAAAGCCCCGCCCCGATCACGGTGGCGACCCTCACCGCCGACGAGGGCGCGGAGCTGATCGGCGAACTCCGCCGTGGCAGCGTGCCACTCACGGTCACCTCGAACCCCACCACCGACTACCTCTACGACGTGGTGCACCACTGGACCGGTGCGGTGCCGGCGAATCCGACCTGGCGCTCGACGCCGAAGGACCTGGCCCGGGTGGACGTGTCGTTCCGCAACTTCCGCCAGGGCAAGGCGATGGAGTTCCGCCCCGACGTCTGGCGCGGCTGGGCGGTCGGCAACCAGCTCACCGTGGCCGCCCAGGGTGACCGGACCGACTGGGTCACCGCAGACGTGAGCTGGACGAACGACGCGCAGATCCTCGGCGAGACCGGACAGCACCTGGTGGGCGTCGCCGCCCGCTACCCGGTCGGGCCGATCAGCAAGGTGAGCTGGTTCGGTCCGATCCAGCGCCCCCGGATGGGGCCGGTCAACTACCAGCCGGTCCGTTACCTCGACTCGGTCTACATCCCGGTGCCGGGTTGGGGTGCCTCGGGCTCCGGTTACGTGGGCGACGCCGGCGGCAACTACGACGTACGGAACTGGGCCGCGCTCTACCAGGGCGACCAGCAGCTTCTGTGGGGCAACGCCGAGTACCTTCCGGTCAGCGGACTCGCCCCGGAGCGGTTGCCGTACCGGCTGGTGGTCGACAACGACCGGGGCACCTGGGCGAACCCGTACTCGACCCACACGCTGACCGAGTGGAACTTCACCTCGGCGGCGACCGGCGAGGAGTCGACGGAGACACTGCCACTGATCCAGCTCGACTACGACGTGGCGACGGACACCGACGGCAAGGCCGGCCGGCACACCGAACTGTCGGTGGCCGCCTCGCACCTGCCCGGCGTGACCGCCACCATCCGGGAGGTCACCCTGGAACTCTCGTACGACGACGGGGCGACCTGGCAGCGGGCGAAGCTGACGCAGAACGACTTCGGCTGGTCGACCAAGCTCAAGGCGACCGACACGGCGCAGTTCGTGACCCTGCGGGCCAGTGCCAAGGACAGCTCCGGCAACACCGTCTCGCAGACCCTCACCCGGGCCTTCGGCCTGCGCTGA
- a CDS encoding aldo/keto reductase family protein, translating to MEHQRLGDSGLTISKVVYGNWLTHGETVSGDAALACVEAALDAGIDTFDTADVYAMGAAETLLGKAIQGIRRESLTIASKVCLPTGPGPNDRGLSRKHIMESCHASLRRLGTDYLDLYQAHRFDDDTPLDETLIALDDLVRQGKVRYLGVSEWTAAQIEAALTVVAELGLRTRFIANQPQYNMLWRVIEPEVLPLCQRAGIGQLVFQPLAQGVLSGKYQPGQPPPAGSRAAGTGRAPTFIRRVLGDVLLERVQRLRPIAEEAGVSMAQLAVAWTLHRPGVSGTIIGASRPEQVRENAGAAEVRLDDALIEAIDAVLDNLVDRDPTKTARMMAVEPAWMGAPAG from the coding sequence ATGGAGCATCAACGACTCGGCGACAGCGGCCTGACGATCAGCAAGGTCGTGTACGGCAACTGGCTCACCCACGGCGAGACCGTCTCCGGTGACGCCGCCCTGGCCTGCGTCGAAGCCGCTCTGGACGCCGGCATCGACACGTTCGACACCGCCGACGTCTACGCCATGGGCGCCGCCGAGACGCTGCTCGGCAAGGCGATCCAGGGCATCCGGCGCGAGTCGCTGACGATCGCCTCGAAGGTGTGCCTGCCCACCGGGCCGGGACCGAACGACCGTGGCCTGTCCCGCAAGCACATCATGGAGTCCTGCCACGCGTCGCTGCGGCGGCTCGGGACCGACTATCTCGACCTCTACCAGGCGCACCGCTTCGACGACGACACCCCGCTGGACGAGACGCTGATCGCCCTGGACGACCTGGTACGTCAGGGCAAGGTCCGCTACCTCGGTGTCTCCGAATGGACCGCGGCGCAGATCGAGGCCGCGCTCACGGTCGTCGCGGAGCTTGGTCTGCGTACCCGTTTCATCGCCAACCAGCCGCAGTACAACATGCTCTGGCGGGTGATCGAGCCAGAGGTGCTGCCGCTGTGCCAGCGAGCCGGTATCGGCCAGCTCGTCTTCCAGCCGCTCGCCCAGGGCGTCCTCTCCGGTAAGTACCAGCCGGGGCAGCCGCCGCCGGCCGGCTCCCGTGCGGCCGGGACCGGACGGGCACCGACCTTCATCCGCCGGGTGCTCGGCGACGTCCTGCTCGAACGGGTGCAGCGGCTGCGGCCGATAGCCGAGGAGGCGGGGGTGTCGATGGCGCAGCTCGCCGTCGCCTGGACCCTGCACCGGCCCGGTGTGTCGGGCACGATCATCGGGGCGTCCCGCCCGGAGCAGGTACGCGAGAACGCCGGGGCCGCCGAGGTACGGCTCGACGACGCGCTGATCGAAGCCATCGACGCGGTGCTGGACAACCTGGTCGACCGTGACCCGACCAAGACCGCCCGGATGATGGCGGTCGAACCGGCCTGGATGGGCGCGCCCGCCGGCTGA
- a CDS encoding alkaline phosphatase D family protein, which yields MIAAEDPRPAARLARRRFLTVTGAATALAFATNLPGGSTADATTGTLPDDPFTLGVASGDPLPEAVVIWTRLAPRPYEPLGGMPYRAVEVEWQVASDERFRHVVRSGQATARPEYSYSVHVDVRGLQPKRHYWYRFKVGRYLSPVGRTRTTPDRGQRVDQLTFAVASCQSWPDGYYTAHRHIADEDVDAVLFLGDYIYEYGISAAGGLRNLTEPVPSQFRTEADTLDRYRLQYALYKSDPDLRAAHQAAPWIATWDDHEVQDNYANLTSKSNAPVEDFLVRRASAYRAYWEHMPLRSPAPQGPNYMLYRRFTFGRLAELNVLDTRQYRSDQASGDGWKVDSEARRDPARALAGAQQQRWLLDGVRTSHATWNLLANQVVMSRMDQDPTAGDLYNMDAWDGYAAEQKVTLDGLATLRGRNPVVLTGDVHAAYALDMKRDFADPASQTYGVELVATSISSGGNGTEVSATGQKFLDSNPHLKLVNERRGYLRVRLTERELRADYRAVPYVDRPDAPVSTITSFAVEAGNPGLNPV from the coding sequence GTGATCGCAGCGGAAGACCCCAGGCCGGCGGCGCGTCTGGCCCGGCGACGGTTCCTGACCGTCACCGGCGCCGCGACGGCACTCGCCTTCGCCACCAACCTCCCCGGCGGGTCAACCGCCGACGCCACCACCGGCACGCTGCCCGACGACCCGTTCACCCTCGGCGTCGCCTCCGGTGACCCGCTGCCCGAAGCGGTGGTGATCTGGACCCGGCTGGCGCCGCGCCCGTACGAGCCGTTGGGCGGAATGCCGTACCGCGCGGTCGAGGTCGAGTGGCAGGTGGCGAGCGACGAGCGGTTCCGGCACGTGGTCCGCTCCGGGCAGGCGACCGCGCGACCCGAGTACAGCTACAGCGTGCACGTGGACGTACGCGGACTGCAGCCCAAACGGCACTACTGGTACCGCTTCAAGGTCGGTCGGTACCTCAGCCCGGTCGGCCGTACCCGCACCACCCCGGACCGGGGCCAGCGGGTCGACCAGCTCACCTTCGCCGTCGCCTCCTGCCAGTCCTGGCCGGACGGCTACTACACCGCGCACCGGCACATCGCCGACGAGGACGTCGACGCGGTGCTCTTCCTCGGCGACTACATCTACGAGTACGGCATTTCCGCCGCCGGCGGCCTGCGCAACCTCACCGAACCGGTACCCAGCCAGTTCCGTACCGAGGCCGACACCCTCGACCGGTACCGGCTCCAGTACGCGCTCTACAAGTCCGACCCGGACCTGCGGGCCGCGCACCAGGCCGCCCCGTGGATCGCCACCTGGGACGACCACGAGGTCCAGGACAACTACGCGAACCTGACCTCGAAGAGCAACGCGCCGGTGGAGGACTTCCTGGTCCGGCGGGCCAGCGCCTACCGGGCCTACTGGGAGCACATGCCGCTGCGCTCGCCGGCACCCCAGGGGCCGAACTACATGCTCTACCGCCGGTTCACCTTCGGCCGGCTGGCCGAACTGAACGTGCTCGACACCCGCCAGTACCGCTCCGACCAGGCCTCCGGCGACGGCTGGAAGGTCGACTCCGAGGCGCGGCGTGACCCGGCCCGCGCCCTGGCCGGCGCCCAGCAGCAGCGGTGGCTGCTCGACGGTGTCCGTACCTCGCACGCGACCTGGAACCTGCTCGCCAACCAGGTGGTGATGAGCCGGATGGACCAGGACCCGACCGCCGGCGACCTGTACAACATGGACGCCTGGGACGGTTACGCCGCCGAACAGAAGGTCACCCTCGACGGGCTCGCTACGCTGCGCGGACGCAACCCGGTGGTGCTCACCGGCGACGTACACGCCGCGTACGCGCTGGACATGAAGCGTGACTTCGCCGACCCGGCCTCGCAGACGTACGGGGTGGAGCTCGTCGCCACCTCGATCAGCAGCGGTGGCAACGGCACCGAGGTCTCCGCCACCGGGCAGAAGTTCCTCGACAGCAACCCGCACCTCAAGCTCGTCAACGAGCGGCGCGGCTACCTCCGGGTCCGGCTCACCGAACGCGAACTGCGGGCCGACTACCGGGCGGTGCCGTACGTGGACCGGCCCGACGCCCCGGTCTCGACCATCACGTCGTTCGCCGTCGAGGCCGGCAACCCCGGCCTGAACCCGGTATGA
- a CDS encoding discoidin domain-containing protein produces MTRTLWRRLAGLSRGRKAAVAGAVVALVAIGGTAPAVAGRPEPARLSLGSDVSLVQVNPIPCANQGFQLQFGNTGRSEVYADAFLEVPAPLKLSRNLVSSYLPAGYTLKVPIAVTAPRDTAPGRYAVTVRSGQQRLTVPVEVAPAPVEETGNLARYVPVSASSENLPTYPACGAVDGDRDSTHWASTTGWNDSTKGSFPDWLQVTFDRPQSVGRVDLYTLDSAKYPAARYGLRDWDVQVRVNDTWQTVAQVRGNVAGLVSSTFPAVTATAMRIVTLVSNETAGYSRVIELEAYAS; encoded by the coding sequence ATGACGCGTACTCTCTGGCGCCGGCTCGCCGGCCTGTCCCGTGGACGCAAGGCCGCCGTCGCCGGTGCCGTCGTCGCCCTGGTGGCGATCGGCGGTACGGCCCCGGCCGTGGCTGGTCGACCCGAACCGGCACGGCTGAGCCTCGGCTCCGACGTCAGCCTGGTCCAGGTGAACCCGATCCCCTGCGCCAACCAGGGATTCCAGCTCCAGTTCGGCAACACCGGGCGCTCGGAGGTGTACGCCGACGCGTTTCTCGAGGTGCCGGCGCCGCTGAAGCTCTCCCGGAACCTGGTCTCCAGCTACCTGCCGGCCGGCTACACGCTCAAGGTGCCGATCGCGGTCACCGCCCCCCGGGACACCGCACCCGGCCGGTACGCGGTCACCGTCCGCTCCGGGCAGCAGCGGCTCACCGTACCGGTCGAGGTCGCCCCCGCCCCGGTGGAGGAGACCGGCAACCTGGCCCGGTACGTGCCCGTCTCGGCCTCCTCGGAGAACCTGCCCACCTATCCGGCCTGCGGGGCGGTCGACGGTGACCGGGACTCGACCCACTGGGCCTCCACCACCGGCTGGAACGACTCGACCAAGGGCAGCTTCCCGGACTGGCTCCAGGTGACGTTCGACCGACCGCAGTCGGTGGGCCGGGTCGACCTCTACACCCTCGACTCCGCCAAGTACCCGGCCGCCCGCTACGGGCTGCGGGACTGGGACGTCCAGGTACGCGTCAACGACACCTGGCAGACCGTCGCGCAGGTCCGTGGCAACGTCGCCGGGCTGGTCAGTTCCACCTTCCCGGCGGTCACCGCGACCGCGATGCGGATCGTCACGCTGGTCAGCAACGAGACCGCCGGCTACTCGCGGGTCATCGAGCTGGAGGCGTACGCCTCCTGA